From Cellvibrio zantedeschiae, the proteins below share one genomic window:
- a CDS encoding sensor domain-containing diguanylate cyclase, producing the protein MTQIPPEVSSQLLLDSITANAIGLVVLNSDNKILFHNGIFAELLQFEEISLVGQNFDEAITWVYNHRKNSNTESNSLQKWLSHANENLQFDTELDGRWLSIAKQTHANGLITLLCSDITQQKNAELSLRDTKAEIEVLALTDELTGLANRRYFIRHLEREINRSRRNHHPLCLAILDIDFFKNINDTFGHAVGDKMLMHFSQFLQTHFRASDFVGRLGDAEFAIILPETKIDDALQVVERAINSLTNEELSDIQYSFSAGIASFPGELTIDSNWLLTQADKALHIAKSGGGAKVVSGASD; encoded by the coding sequence ATGACCCAAATCCCCCCTGAAGTTAGTAGTCAATTGCTTTTGGATAGCATTACCGCAAACGCTATTGGCTTGGTGGTGCTGAACAGCGACAATAAAATTCTATTTCACAACGGTATTTTTGCGGAACTGCTCCAGTTTGAGGAAATATCTTTAGTTGGCCAGAATTTTGATGAAGCCATCACCTGGGTTTACAACCATCGCAAAAATTCTAATACCGAATCTAATTCGCTACAAAAATGGCTATCACACGCAAATGAAAACCTACAATTTGACACTGAACTGGATGGGCGCTGGCTATCAATAGCTAAACAAACCCATGCGAATGGTTTGATCACCCTTCTGTGTTCTGACATCACGCAGCAAAAGAATGCAGAGTTAAGCTTACGCGACACAAAAGCCGAAATAGAAGTGTTGGCTCTGACCGATGAATTAACAGGCTTGGCCAACCGCCGTTATTTTATCCGACATTTAGAGCGTGAAATTAATCGTTCTCGTCGCAACCATCATCCACTTTGTTTGGCGATTTTAGATATAGATTTTTTTAAAAATATCAATGACACTTTTGGCCATGCTGTTGGCGATAAAATGCTGATGCATTTTTCACAGTTTTTGCAGACACATTTTCGCGCCAGTGATTTTGTTGGACGATTGGGTGATGCGGAGTTTGCTATTATTCTGCCCGAAACCAAAATCGATGATGCATTGCAAGTTGTCGAGAGAGCCATTAATTCGCTTACTAATGAAGAGCTGAGCGATATTCAATATAGCTTCTCAGCTGGAATTGCCAGTTTCCCCGGTGAGTTAACCATTGATAGTAATTGGTTACTGACGCAGGCAGACAAAGCCTTACATATTGCAAAATCTGGCGGGGGAGCCAAAGTGGTTAGCGGTGCAAGCGATTGA
- a CDS encoding zinc-binding metallopeptidase family protein produces MRLSTCGSCGQLVYFENTSCTACGALLGFSVETLKVEAFKQHKNGGLKLLNGNKSKTYRYCANGLIYNACNWVVELADDHELCVACRLNRTIPDLAVANNLFLWSKIETEKRRLIYSLLALSLPLAPSADNSPQLAFDFLMDSPCVSGESGPVLTGHANGLITLNVKEADASYREKMREQMAEPYRTLLGHFRHESGHYYWDILVRNSKWLEPVRELFGDDSLDYGSALKAYYENGPTNDWQLNYVSAYASSHPWEDWAETWAHYLHIIDTLETAREFGLQVHPQPTANQQLQVDVEINPYRTKSFRSIIEHWFPLTYALNSLNRSMGHEHAYPFVLGEPVIKKLDLIHQILQENIQLTNKVALQK; encoded by the coding sequence ATGCGGTTATCCACGTGTGGCAGCTGCGGACAACTTGTTTATTTTGAAAATACCTCTTGTACGGCATGTGGAGCCTTACTGGGTTTTAGCGTAGAAACATTAAAAGTTGAAGCATTTAAGCAACATAAAAACGGAGGCTTAAAACTGCTAAATGGCAACAAATCCAAAACCTATCGTTATTGTGCAAACGGTTTAATTTATAACGCCTGCAATTGGGTCGTCGAGTTAGCTGATGATCACGAGCTGTGTGTGGCTTGTCGATTAAACCGAACTATTCCAGATCTTGCTGTTGCCAATAACCTCTTTTTGTGGTCTAAAATTGAAACTGAAAAACGTCGATTGATTTATAGTTTGTTAGCTTTATCACTTCCACTCGCGCCTTCCGCTGATAATAGTCCGCAATTAGCATTTGATTTCTTAATGGATTCGCCATGTGTTTCTGGCGAATCTGGCCCTGTTCTTACGGGGCACGCGAATGGCTTAATCACGCTAAATGTTAAGGAGGCGGATGCTTCTTACCGTGAAAAAATGCGCGAGCAAATGGCGGAGCCGTATCGAACATTACTCGGACATTTTCGCCACGAATCGGGGCATTATTATTGGGATATATTAGTGCGCAATAGCAAATGGCTTGAGCCTGTAAGGGAGCTGTTTGGTGATGACAGTCTTGATTACGGTTCAGCACTAAAAGCTTATTATGAAAATGGCCCAACAAACGATTGGCAGCTTAATTATGTAAGCGCTTACGCAAGTTCGCACCCGTGGGAGGATTGGGCAGAAACCTGGGCGCATTATTTACATATTATTGATACGCTTGAAACAGCGCGAGAGTTTGGCTTGCAAGTGCACCCGCAACCGACGGCTAACCAACAGCTGCAAGTTGATGTGGAAATTAATCCTTATCGCACCAAAAGTTTTCGCAGCATTATTGAACATTGGTTCCCGCTAACTTATGCCCTAAATAGTTTGAATCGTAGCATGGGCCATGAGCATGCGTATCCATTTGTATTGGGCGAGCCGGTAATAAAAAAATTGGATTTGATTCACCAAATTCTGCAGGAAAATATTCAGCTGACTAATAAAGTCGCGCTGCAAAAATGA
- a CDS encoding CBS domain-containing protein: protein MSLIHNNGLTAESIMSRTLLSAYEGWTIHRLAEFFIKHNISGAPVIASDHELVGVVTVSDIFKFSNMDERNRREALRNYYREACEIDLDETSLREWSAHAEKNCTVHQIMKKEIIAVEKEFSIEQIAAVMVKNDVHRVVVTHNKIALGVITTMDILRTLQPETTPLHLVVSA from the coding sequence ATGTCATTGATTCATAATAATGGTTTAACCGCAGAATCGATCATGAGCCGCACTCTGTTAAGTGCTTATGAGGGATGGACAATTCACCGTTTGGCAGAGTTTTTTATCAAGCACAACATATCCGGCGCGCCGGTTATTGCTTCAGACCATGAGCTCGTAGGTGTGGTTACTGTTTCTGATATTTTCAAGTTTAGTAATATGGATGAGCGAAACCGTCGTGAAGCTTTGCGCAATTATTACCGCGAAGCCTGTGAAATAGATTTGGATGAAACCAGTTTGCGCGAATGGAGTGCCCACGCTGAAAAAAATTGCACCGTTCATCAAATTATGAAAAAAGAAATTATTGCTGTAGAGAAAGAATTCTCTATTGAGCAGATAGCGGCGGTGATGGTTAAAAACGATGTGCACCGTGTGGTGGTAACCCATAACAAGATTGCGTTGGGAGTTATTACGACCATGGATATTTTGCGCACACTGCAACCGGAGACAACACCCTTGCATTTGGTAGTTAGTGCCTAG
- a CDS encoding DUF4399 domain-containing protein, whose translation MKSTMLFSLLAALTISSTTLAADTPAPKGKVFIVEPANGATVPTTFTVKFGASGVDIVPAGTDKPNSGHHHLLIDTDKLPDFHTPLPATPTLLHFGKAQTETQITLTPGKHSLQLVLGDYIHVPGNNPLISEKITVNVQ comes from the coding sequence ATGAAATCAACCATGCTATTTTCGTTACTTGCGGCTTTAACAATTTCTTCCACAACTCTTGCTGCTGACACGCCTGCACCTAAAGGCAAAGTTTTTATTGTAGAGCCAGCCAATGGTGCGACTGTGCCAACCACCTTTACCGTAAAATTCGGGGCGTCAGGTGTTGATATTGTACCCGCAGGAACTGATAAACCTAACTCGGGCCACCATCATCTATTGATTGATACCGATAAGCTTCCCGATTTTCATACTCCGCTGCCCGCCACTCCAACCCTGCTTCATTTCGGTAAAGCACAAACAGAAACCCAAATTACCTTGACGCCGGGTAAACATAGTTTGCAACTCGTGTTAGGTGATTACATTCATGTCCCAGGCAACAATCCTTTGATATCGGAAAAAATCACCGTAAACGTTCAATAA
- a CDS encoding PEP-CTERM sorting domain-containing protein (PEP-CTERM proteins occur, often in large numbers, in the proteomes of bacteria that also encode an exosortase, a predicted intramembrane cysteine proteinase. The presence of a PEP-CTERM domain at a protein's C-terminus predicts cleavage within the sorting domain, followed by covalent anchoring to some some component of the (usually Gram-negative) cell surface. Many PEP-CTERM proteins exhibit an unusual sequence composition that includes large numbers of potential glycosylation sites. Expression of one such protein has been shown restore the ability of a bacterium to form floc, a type of biofilm.) — translation MDNLIKFNASSLLAVLIISFATSANAGLLSFAATRDSSLPLDEYNNWNYTYTHIDTQTDGSIASSSILSGNAKAQSAYGVNRISVSNNAAVDDADLREHSIGGPFATAISIWSDTFTITGGTGSGKVSVSANVSGQFGMGYGAAGIYRLFKASPQDLQNLLAKPFEFLVDEPLLNKPWATPDYLLDLGQDVINLSVYDDPEEHLQPGSTFGKLLTTELDFNYDDPFTLVSILAGSANDFGSLSAFNSAHFGISGPENSIISTTSNSRYNQAAVQVPEPGSFILLTIGSLLLLMRRKSQKNFLRYKII, via the coding sequence ATGGATAACTTAATTAAATTTAATGCGTCATCGCTCCTCGCCGTTTTAATCATTTCTTTTGCAACATCCGCAAATGCCGGGCTGCTTTCTTTTGCTGCAACGAGAGATAGTAGCCTTCCGCTGGATGAATATAACAATTGGAATTACACCTATACACATATAGATACACAAACGGATGGTTCCATAGCTTCGTCCAGCATTTTAAGTGGCAATGCCAAAGCCCAATCAGCCTATGGCGTTAACAGAATTTCAGTTAGTAATAACGCAGCTGTAGACGACGCAGACTTAAGGGAACATTCAATCGGCGGACCTTTTGCCACAGCTATATCCATTTGGTCTGATACGTTCACTATTACCGGTGGAACTGGCAGCGGAAAAGTATCTGTCAGTGCCAATGTTAGCGGACAATTTGGAATGGGTTATGGTGCAGCGGGTATCTATCGGTTATTTAAAGCATCGCCACAAGACTTGCAAAATTTACTCGCGAAACCTTTCGAGTTTTTAGTTGATGAGCCGCTCTTAAACAAACCCTGGGCAACACCTGATTATTTGTTAGACCTGGGACAAGATGTTATCAATTTATCGGTATATGACGACCCCGAAGAACATCTTCAACCTGGCAGTACATTTGGAAAATTGCTTACTACTGAACTTGACTTTAATTATGATGATCCATTTACATTGGTCAGTATCCTTGCAGGTTCGGCAAATGATTTTGGTTCATTATCCGCGTTTAATTCAGCCCACTTTGGTATAAGCGGCCCCGAGAATTCGATCATCTCAACAACCTCCAATTCCAGATATAACCAGGCCGCCGTTCAAGTGCCAGAACCGGGTTCATTTATCCTGCTCACAATTGGCAGCCTATTGTTGTTGATGCGGCGCAAAAGCCAAAAAAATTTTCTGCGCTATAAAATTATATAG